One Kitasatospora sp. NBC_01287 DNA window includes the following coding sequences:
- the rpsG gene encoding 30S ribosomal protein S7, which produces MPRKGPAPKRPVIIDPVYGSPLVTSLVNKILLHGKRSTAERIVYGALEGVREKTGSDPVVTLKRALENVKPALEVKSRRVGGATYQVPVEVRPGRASTLALRWMVGYSRARREKTMTERLMNEILDASNGLGASVKRREDTHKMAESNKAFAHYRW; this is translated from the coding sequence ATGCCTCGTAAGGGCCCCGCCCCGAAGCGCCCGGTCATCATCGACCCGGTTTACGGCTCCCCGCTGGTGACCTCGCTGGTCAACAAGATCCTGCTGCACGGCAAGCGCTCCACCGCCGAGCGGATCGTGTACGGCGCCCTGGAGGGCGTCCGTGAGAAGACCGGCTCCGACCCCGTCGTGACGCTGAAGCGCGCGCTGGAGAACGTCAAGCCGGCCCTCGAGGTCAAGTCCCGCCGCGTCGGTGGCGCCACCTACCAGGTGCCGGTCGAGGTCCGCCCCGGCCGCGCCAGCACCCTGGCGCTGCGCTGGATGGTCGGCTACTCCCGCGCCCGTCGCGAGAAGACCATGACCGAGCGTCTGATGAACGAGATCCTCGACGCCTCCAACGGCCTGGGCGCCTCCGTGAAGCGTCGCGAGGACACCCACAAGATGGCCGAGTCCAACAAGGCCTTCGCGCACTACCGCTGGTAG
- the fusA gene encoding elongation factor G codes for MAATSLDLAKVRNIGIMAHIDAGKTTTTERILFYTGVSYKIGEVHDGAATMDWMEQEQERGITITSAATTCHWTLDDSDHTINIIDTPGHVDFTVEVERSLRVLDGGVTVFDGVAGVEPQSETVWRQADRYGVPRICFINKLDRTGANFFFCVQTIKDRLGATALVMQLPIGAEGDFIGVVDLVKMKALVWSPEATKGEMYDTVDIPADLAEQAAEYREQLIDIVSSTSDEVMELALEGEDIPEEVLIAAIRKGTLASDFTPIFCGSAFKNKGVQPLLDAVVKYLPSPLDIEGIEGTKPGNAEEKIVRQASDDEPLAALAFKIMSDPHLGKLTFVRVYSGRLESGTSVLNSVKGKKERIGKIYRMHANKREEIDSVGAGDIIAVMGLKQTTTGETLSDEKHPVVLESMDFPAPVIRVAIEPKSKGDQEKLGVAIQRLAEEDPSFQVNTDEETGQTIIAGMGELHLEVLVDRMRREFKVEANVGKPQVAYRETIRKAVERIDYTHKKQTGGSGQFAKIQIAIEPIESGEGYEFVNKVTGGRVPREYIPSVDAGCQEAMEFGVLAGYPLQGVRVTLLDGASHDVDSSELAFKIAGSMAFKEGARKASPALLEPMMAVEVTTPEDYMGEVIGDINSRRGQIRSMDERHGARVVNALVPLSEMFGYVGDLRSKTSGRASYSMQFDSYAEVPRNVADDIIAKSKGE; via the coding sequence ATGGCTGCAACCTCCCTTGACCTCGCCAAGGTCCGCAACATCGGGATCATGGCGCACATCGACGCGGGCAAGACCACCACCACCGAGCGGATCCTGTTCTACACCGGTGTCTCGTACAAGATCGGTGAGGTCCACGATGGCGCTGCCACCATGGACTGGATGGAGCAGGAGCAGGAGCGCGGCATCACGATCACGTCGGCCGCGACGACCTGTCACTGGACGCTCGATGACAGCGACCACACGATCAACATCATCGACACCCCGGGCCACGTCGACTTCACCGTCGAGGTGGAGCGTTCGCTCCGCGTGCTCGACGGTGGCGTGACGGTGTTCGACGGCGTCGCCGGTGTCGAGCCCCAGTCCGAGACCGTGTGGCGGCAGGCTGACCGCTACGGCGTCCCGCGCATCTGCTTCATCAACAAGCTGGACCGCACGGGCGCCAACTTCTTCTTCTGCGTGCAGACGATCAAGGACCGCCTCGGTGCGACCGCGCTCGTCATGCAGCTGCCGATCGGCGCCGAGGGTGACTTCATCGGTGTCGTCGACCTGGTGAAGATGAAGGCCCTGGTCTGGTCGCCCGAGGCGACCAAGGGCGAGATGTACGACACCGTCGACATCCCGGCCGACCTGGCCGAGCAGGCCGCGGAGTACCGCGAGCAGCTGATCGACATCGTGTCGAGCACCAGCGACGAGGTGATGGAGCTCGCCCTCGAGGGCGAGGACATCCCCGAGGAGGTGCTGATCGCGGCGATTCGCAAGGGCACCCTGGCCTCGGACTTCACGCCGATCTTCTGCGGCTCCGCGTTCAAGAACAAGGGCGTCCAGCCCCTGCTCGACGCGGTCGTGAAGTACCTGCCGTCGCCCCTCGACATCGAGGGCATCGAGGGCACCAAGCCGGGCAACGCCGAGGAGAAGATCGTCCGTCAGGCTTCTGACGACGAGCCCCTCGCCGCCCTCGCGTTCAAGATCATGTCTGACCCGCACCTGGGCAAGCTGACCTTCGTCCGCGTGTACTCCGGCCGCCTGGAGTCCGGCACCTCGGTGCTGAACTCGGTCAAGGGCAAGAAGGAGCGCATCGGCAAGATCTACCGCATGCACGCGAACAAGCGTGAGGAGATCGACTCGGTGGGCGCCGGCGACATCATCGCCGTGATGGGTCTCAAGCAGACCACCACCGGTGAGACGCTGAGCGACGAGAAGCACCCGGTCGTCCTGGAGTCCATGGACTTCCCGGCCCCGGTCATCCGCGTCGCCATCGAGCCCAAGTCCAAGGGCGACCAGGAGAAGCTGGGTGTCGCCATCCAGCGTCTCGCGGAGGAGGACCCCTCCTTCCAGGTCAACACGGACGAGGAGACCGGCCAGACCATCATCGCGGGTATGGGCGAGCTGCACCTCGAGGTGCTGGTCGACCGTATGCGCCGTGAGTTCAAGGTCGAGGCCAACGTCGGCAAGCCGCAGGTCGCGTACCGCGAGACGATCCGCAAGGCCGTCGAGCGGATCGACTACACGCACAAGAAGCAGACCGGTGGCTCCGGCCAGTTCGCGAAGATCCAGATCGCGATCGAGCCGATCGAGTCCGGCGAGGGCTACGAGTTCGTCAACAAGGTCACCGGTGGCCGTGTGCCGAGGGAGTACATCCCCTCGGTCGACGCCGGCTGCCAGGAGGCCATGGAGTTCGGCGTGCTCGCCGGTTACCCGCTCCAGGGTGTCCGCGTGACGCTGCTCGACGGTGCCTCGCACGACGTCGACTCCTCCGAGCTCGCGTTCAAGATCGCCGGCTCGATGGCCTTCAAGGAAGGCGCCCGCAAGGCCTCCCCGGCCCTGCTGGAGCCGATGATGGCCGTCGAGGTCACCACGCCCGAGGACTACATGGGCGAGGTCATCGGCGACATCAACTCTCGTCGTGGCCAGATCCGGTCCATGGACGAGCGTCACGGTGCCCGCGTGGTCAACGCGCTGGTGCCGCTCTCCGAGATGTTCGGCTACGTCGGTGACCTGCGCAGCAAGACCTCTGGTCGCGCGAGCTACTCGATGCAGTTCGACTCGTACGCCGAGGTTCCGCGGAACGTGGCGGACGACATCATCGCGAAGTCCAAGGGCGAGTGA